TTCACCGTGGGGCATTCGGTAACACTGGCCTTGAGTGTGCTGAACGTGATCAAAGTGCCGTCTGCGCTCATCGAGTTCCTGATCCCGGTTACCATTGTGATCACGGCACTGGGCAATATTTTCAGGAGATCCGGTGAACCCGCGGGCATGCGCCTCAACTATTTTTTCGCACTGTTCTTTGGATTGATACACGGCATGGGCTTTTCCAATTACCTGAAAAGCATGCTCGGTTCCCAGGCGGATATCCTGCAGCCCCTGCTGGCATTCAATCTCGGGCTGGAATTCGGGCAGATAGTGATCGTAGTGGTATTGCTGGTGCTGGCGCAGCTGATGGTGGGGATCGCCGGCGTGAATAAGCGGGAATGGACGAAGTTCGTGTCCGCCGCTATCTTTGGCATTGCTTTTATGATGAGCCTGGAGAGACTGGGCGCGTTAACACAATAAAAAAATCTGAATCGCATGATAAGGCACAAGCTTTTGCTCTGCCTGCTGACAGCCGCTCCAATGCTGCTGCAGGCACAAAACCCCGGGTCCAATCACGGTAACCGCTTCGAACAATTAGGTTACCTGCTGGCTGATCCGAATATTTACCGCTCGGCTTCCGGTGTACCCGGACCAAAATACTGGCAGCAGCGGGCCGACTACGATATTTCCGCCGAGCTGGATGAGCAGCAGCACCGGCTGGACGGTAAGGAAACCATCACTTACTACAACAATTCCCCCGATCCGCTGACCTATATCTGGTTGCAGCTGGACGAAAACGAGCATGATCCGAAAAGCGACAACAACAGCTTCGATGATAGCAAAATGAATGAAAGGATGAGCACCCGCCAGCTCAATAACCTGCTCGGCATGGAGCAGGGGCATGGGGTGAACATCGTGAAAGTGACCGATGCTTCCGGTAAGGCGCTGCCTTATACCATCAATCAGACGATGATGCGGATAGACCTCCCCAAACCGATGATGCCCGGTGAAAAACTGCGCTTCCAGGTGGATTGGTGGTACAAGATACCCAACCGCATGACCCTCGGCGGCCGCGGCGGATATGAATTTTTCCAGGAAGATGGCAACGCCCTGTACACCATGGCGCAATGGTATCCGCGGCTGGCCGTGTATTCCGACTTCCAGGGCTGGCAGAACAAACAGTTCACCGGCAGGGGGGAGTTCGCCCTGACCTTCGGCAATTTCAAGGTAAGGATGACCGTACCGGCCGATCACGTTGTCGGCGCCACCGGCGAATGCCGCAACTATAAAGAAATGCTCACGCCCGCGCAGTTCCGCCGCTGGCAGGATGCACAGTCCGCCACCGAACCGCTGGAAGTGGTGACCCTGGCCGAAGCGCAGGAGGCCATGAAATCAAAGGCTTCCGGTAAAAAGACCTGGGTCTACGAAGCAGAGAACGTCCGCGACTTCGCCTGGACCTCCTCCCGCCGCCTCGTCTGGGATGCCATGGCTACCAACGTGGAAGGCAAAAAAGTGATGGCCATGAGCTATTACGGCCAGGAAGCCTATCCGCTGTACCGCCGCTATTCCACCAAGGCAGTGGCCCACACGCTGCAGGTATATTCAAAACACAC
This genomic stretch from Chitinophaga sp. XS-30 harbors:
- a CDS encoding HupE/UreJ family protein, which produces MQEFSLYFQEGWQHILDLNGYDHILFVFALCAVYLLNDWKKVLVLVTAFTVGHSVTLALSVLNVIKVPSALIEFLIPVTIVITALGNIFRRSGEPAGMRLNYFFALFFGLIHGMGFSNYLKSMLGSQADILQPLLAFNLGLEFGQIVIVVVLLVLAQLMVGIAGVNKREWTKFVSAAIFGIAFMMSLERLGALTQ